The Solea senegalensis isolate Sse05_10M linkage group LG11, IFAPA_SoseM_1, whole genome shotgun sequence genomic interval GCGCTCTACAGAAGAGAAACTAATTAAGTATGACTCCATAAAACTTATCTGCACGTGACAGTACACAGTGCGGTGAAAGCCGCTGATCACAGCTGCTCAAATgggtctcctctcctctgagcCTCTTTGTCTGCAGCATTTGTTCACCTCAACCTCTGCACTGCTCTGGAAACACCAGGAGATGGAGCCCTTGCTCTACCATCTCCAACTCTTGCGGAGTTCCTGAAGAACAAAGATTGAACAGCTCTAAAATCGGGGAGGGGAGCACTAAGACTTCGAAACCTACCATTGtagtaaaacacaacatacactgtgtgaaaaccaataaaaacattgtcCAACATATCACGGCTGATTGTACGAGTGTcaacaaacatttattaatgGTGTTGGATGATAGAGATATAGAGATGTATAAGAACCAGTGGTCAGTGGTGTGACTACAGTACTAGTTGTTCAGTTTTAAGCATAATATTGATGTACATTAAGTGACATAATGACACAGCCTCAATACTGAGTACATTAaaccagaggaggagacagggtCCTATCAAAAGGGAAACAATTCTGGGGATACAAGGAATGTTGTCATAGGTTATGAGGTTTATAAAAGTTTTACAGAGCAATACACTGGATTAATAAACACCCAGGTcctgtaattaaaaaaagaaaatacaacaaaaaggTCCTGCCCCCGATACTGGAATGTACAGCACATCCTTTTATCAAGTGgatcatcaatcaatcaatcacaagtaattgaaaaaaaaaatcaaactttatCAAGCGCAAGTCCTGGGAGTGTGACTGGACCTTCCAGTGATACTCCTCACAGCTTTGATtgaagaagtggaaaaaaaaagggaaaaacaatcaGTGCCATGAAGACTGGGCTGAACAGCGGCTCACTGGTGGACTGATGCGTGAGTGACTCTATCGTAGAAGTGACCACTTGATCTGTTCTTTGGCAGACTGAAGGACCTGTGGAGTACAAATGTGTTATGTGAGGGAAATTCAAAACCCATGATTAGTCTTTAGCGCTATTAGATATTATTTATCACACGCATTGAGCCATTGCGATAATTAAAAGTCCAGATTATTCCACAGTGAGTTTGTCTTCCTGATtctaatgaaatgtgtcattggGCAGATGATAATGCGTCATCTTGAGGACCGATCTTTAGAATTGAAAGTAGCATCAGGCTGTGTACATGTCTGTCTTGATGTTGCCAAGTACATTCAAATAGATGTCCTTCAACTCACAGACTCCTGGGCCTTCCTTGCCTTTCTCAAAAGCGTTAGACCAAGCGGATCTCCCAGATACACATCgaacacatcattttaaatgtagaatACAAAAAACCTTGGGAGTAAATATACcgtatatttaaattaaattaaaacaagaaGAATTTTGTTGAGGTAAAAGCAGAGAATGGAAAAAGTTGCATGTGCTTGCTAAAAAGAATTAATCAAGAAGGATGAGCTGATGATGGAAATGAAGAGAAATATGTAAAGCCTAATTAATCATCTTAATTCATTGAATGAAAGCTGAATCATAACCATAAAGCATGGGGATCGGAGACTGCCATTAATCACAGCCAGAGGAGGGATGGCGGTAGCCAGTCACAGGCCTCTTAAATGACGAACATTAATCAAgaggagcacacacacgcacacgcacacacacacacacacagggcagacTATAAGAAGTTAAATTAAGGAAAAACTGTTTTCTGCGACTTATTTCCCACAAAACAATTAGTAATAATCACGTTCACTGTCATGTGCATAGGAGATTGCAATGTATGACAACCGAGAAGTGAGTAATTAAGCAGCGGTGGAGGAGAACGATACTACATCAGTGCCCTTGTATTCACAGGTTGTGAAGTAATGAGTTTTAACAGTCAATAATCTAATGGAGCTTTTAAGCTTTATAGGAGAGAGAAGATCGAGGCAGTGACATTTTTCTTACCTGTGTGACTGTCTGCTCTGTTAAAGGCACATCATCCCCCTAAAGGAGCAATTATGATATGTTACGTTACAGCTGACACACCCAACATTATGCTTCACTCAGTAATTTAGAGCGGAGGAGAGAGGATCTTACTCTGAGAGCCACGCGGTGCACAACCTGCTGAGGGTCACTCTCCAGGATCACCCTGTGGGGGGCAGCAAAGAGTCACACCAATAGTGAGCAAAGGAAGAGGGGGCACATCTACACCAGTTCTGTAGTCATTTGAACAAAAGATACATACCCTCCATCCACAATCTCATCCACAGCCAAGAAGAGTCCCTCCATGTTCTCCAACAAAGCCCTCCTCTCTACATTTTTTCTACGGAGAGAGACAAAAGACTCTGTCAAACTGAACTttctgaagaaagaaaaagtttttaGAGATGATTAACAGCTGTTAAAACCTACCTCAACATCTGACTGAGCGAATCAAAGAGGCAATTTAAAACAGCCATAAGCATAAGCTGTGGAAAATCAAACAATACATCAGCATATGTTCTTGGCTAATGAAGCTACACTGTCACATGAAAAAACAatttttcaacaaaaatagaaaaaaaatagattaacAGTTTATATTTGCATCTGTTTGCTTTTCTACAGCCAGATACGGAGTGTCAAAATGATGAGGTCACGACAAAAATAGAAACAAGAGGTAAAATTGCTGCACTGCTCCAAAGATAATACATGCATCTTTGCATCTTTCTGATTGAccaatttcaaaatgaattgaCTTACTTTAAAAGGTGTAAATGGTCTTGAGATCAacaattttaatctttttttatgcaatccttgttgctgtttttttttttaaatagagcTTTTGGCAATTCATGATTTGCCCATACTTAGATTGTATTTTTCATtgcttttaaattgttttttatattcACTCATTTTAAGAGAGACCATGTACATTTAATCAACTGCTTTCTTAggttttatattgttttgtcttACCATTTCTTGTTAAACACTATGTATTTAGGTGGCTTTAACTGATAAGCGCTTTGTAACATTGTTGAGTatcatataaataaagattatcaTCAAGTAGAAATTACATCACAAGCAGAACTACAGAGgaagtcattttaaagtcaagttaaaattgacttgaaaaaaagacaatatgaAGATATATAATTAATTAAGTCTCATCAGCACAGATGGTTATCCCATTGCAATTATCTGCACTCCTAAGTTGCTTCTTAAATAACTGATAAATCCATAAACTTACCTCATTTTCATGAGAGCTTCCAATCACATAAAAGAAGAGGTCTATGTTGCTCTTGTAGACAACAGTGAGTCCCTCGAGTAATGCTATCTCACCTACGgacacacaaatagaaaaatgtttttttctgtgtcaatAGAAATGTGCAGAGGAAACTAAAGTGACTGTGTATAATGTGATGAACATTTCTTACTGTCagtcctgtgtgttttgttaaatatgttCTTCTCAAACGCCTTCTGCTCCTTCACTGTTGGGTATGTGTCATCGTAGTACTGCAGATTGATTGAAAACAAAGGTGTTATGACTATGATCCCATATCATACTTCAACCAGTTTTAAGGCGGCTAATAATCTATATTTCATtatcaacacacaaaaaaaagtgtgttattCAGtctcagtatttatttttatttttttacatcaaataaaTGCAGTGTTAACTTTTTATGGCATTATAATTAATTTATCCAACTAATCTAACAATACTAGAAGTAAATGGTATCTACAATAGTATTACTTGTAAGGCTCAGACAATTTCAGTTGAATAGCAGAATTACAGCTAACTTTTAAGATCATTACAAATCACACTGTGTGACATCAATCTAATAATCTTGGGTACAACATGAAGTATGGTGTACGTAGAATATACAATGGTGAATTGAACTGAAGGATCAATTCAAGTTGGTCAGTAGGccacttctccttttttttaactgtacactgaaaacactttgCCTGACATCAAAAAAGTAATATAAGACAAGAGATGggtatttcagcttttatttcaagATATTTGAATCAACAACCTTCCGTTTAAACCAACCCATTTTTAAGTAATCAAAATTATTGGAACATGTGACCCACAGGTGATTTTCTGTTGTCCAGTTGTGTCCAATTATACTTATTACTCAAACAATAAATAGCAGTTAATGTTCACTGAAGCCAACATGAAGACCAGAGAGCCGTCTATAGGAAAAAGCAAGCAATTTCTGAACCTGGGAGAATTTGGAAATCAATAAGAGCCATTGCACAAACATTGACCATTACCAATAGAattatttggaatgttccaaaGATTATTGTGTACTGAGCAACAGACGTCGAACCAGTAGACCAAGGAAAACAACAGATGATGACAGAAACATTGTGAGAACATTGTGAAAACCTTGAACAACTGTTTGTGACATCACCAACAGCCTCCAGAGGACATGGGTGAACTTAACACGATCCACCATTTACAGAAGACTTTAGGAACAAATGTACAAAGACTACACTAGAAGACACAAACCACTTACTAACAACAAGACTAGGAATGAGCCAGATTGGAATTTGCCAAAAAGGTTCAATCGTCCTGGGACAAAGTTCTATGGACTGATGAAACAAAGATGAACCTTTACCAAagtgatggagagaaaaaagatcTACTCATGATCCCAAACCAACGAACTATCCTGTTTAACACATCATCATTAATGATGTAACACATGATGACGGCAGAAAAATTAACTCCAAAGcctacaaaaacattttgtctgCCAATTTAAAGAGCGATGCAGCAAAATTGATCAATGATCCCTCATTGGCAGCAAGGCAATGAACCAACACACAGCTTACTAAAGAAGAGACTGAAGGAAGAAACTTCcctgaaacaaacaactaaaaGAGGCTGGGGTGAAAGCTTTCAAAGAAGGATGCAGCGTTTGGTGACATAAATGGGTTGCGGGCTTAATGCAGTTAAGGATTGGCAACTAAAAATTAAGTATTGTTCATTTTAATCTTATTTATAATTCCATCTGTTCCTATACTTTTGCTCACTTAAAAAAATGGTGCTTTGTTACAAACAAGGCCATCTTGTAAGTTGTTTAACATACcaggaaataaaagatgaaatgcTGATCTCTGTCTTTCATTCATCCTTTGAATGTTTTACGTGTACAGCAAAGATAACGGTGTAAATCGGCTGGTTTAATGTAGATACTGTAGTCTTAATCAAAATTTCAATAACTAGCCATGCCatattttgaacattttaatattttgtttctaAGACAAACTGACATGCTCATTAATCAGAGAATTATATTCTCTCTGATTCAAATTCTCATAGCAGAACAAttcaataaaacattcaaatgcatTACAATAATTCATCTTTTAGAAACACTGGTCACATATTGAGTGGCTCATAGTCAGACATGACTTGAAGGGTCAGCGTTGGGAAAAGTAATTTCACTGCACAATGGAATAAATCATACCATACCTTGGCATAAAGCCGGTCTCCATCGTTGTCCAGAATCAGAACCGCTTTGACAGTGTATAAGGATGGTTCCTGTGAAAGTAGCAGACACAAGCACACTGTTATTTTAGCTGCTACTTGGAACAATTCTACCTTACAGCTTTCCAGTTAATGTATGTAACTGTCACCGTGTTAtgacaactttatttgtgtgttttttggttaCAAGAGATAAATGTAGTCTAAGAATTGGGGGAGCTTGTTGATACTATCttgattaaatatttcatatcTTGGTAGACAAATGCATTACACCACTCCTCACCCCATGGACACTGTGAACATATGGGGAGCATAATGGATTACAACTATGTTCAGAACTGTGAAGTAGCACATATCGATGGGTATCATGAGTTGATAAAACAGCTGTATTGAAATAACGTCGACTCATGGATCAGATCAGTGACTACAATCAAACATATGTTGTCAAACACTATACATGTTATAACAAAATACAACGGGCAGCGAAAGAGGCGCACAATGTCCGGTCTTCGGTGacagaaatgtaattatttctACATTCAAAAGGCAGACATGACACTTCCACATCACCAACAAGCGCACATACACGGAGCTAACTTTACCGAAGCTAACTgtttcaccaccaccaccagctaACTCGACAGCTAAACTGCCATATTTATCTACGGTTGAAGAAACCACTCATAACCAAACTGTCGTGCACACTGTTTTAAGTTCATGTTCGAATGAAATATACACTGTATAGAACAAATACAGGCATTAACATTACCAGTATGGGAGAATCCATCTTGTTTCTTGTTAGCAGGCTAGCAGTGTGGCTACCACAGACATACGCAATACGTAGAGTAAATGAGGCTCTTTCCTATTGGCTGATACAAGTCAATGCGTCATACGTTCAGAGTGCAAAGAGCAGTTTGATGCTTTGACAACTATGACAAATATTTGGTCAATTTGTGGTCAAACATTGTGAAGTGAACTGTAAAATATGTGAATTCTAATTTCTTTACATTTACCAAAACATAACCACAAAATACATATTTGGTCTACAATGTTTACAATTCCTTAAATTATTAAAGATATTATAGTATACTTTTAACCCTTGTACCATGCTCAGTAGAAATATAAGTTATGAGTGCATctatacattttcaaataaatgtaaatataaacaaaacagagtAAACTAATTGTATTTCTCAAACATGATTGCAGTCAGTTAATgtttataatatgtatataatcaTCTACCCTCATCACTATAAAGTCCATAAAACATCCCTTTTCATGCTATTTTATGCATGGATCAAAGTTAAGACATAAACAATGTGGGACTTTTTTTTGAATATTCCTTTCAGTAAAGGTTTAAAGCGTCCCATATGTCATGCATGGCCAACACAATTACTCAATgtaataaaaatggaaattaaatgGCACTGAAATATGTGGTTATGTAAAAGTGCATATTGTGCAGCATGGACCATTTCAGAgcaattgagtaattgtttgattctttatttttgtgtcatgcaaaaaagtgcccaaacaaataaaaaaatataaaaatgtacaattgCAGGGGTTCATTAAATACTTATTACGTTTTAATTACTTTCAATACAAAGGAAACAACTCAATTTGTTAGACAAAACTATTCTCTGAATCCACCCTAAAGAAATCATACACAAAGGACATTCTACTAAAAAGTACAACTGTAATCCTCAATTTGTCTGAATTCACACATCATACACAGTCTGTCTTCCTCTAAAGTATCATTTAATGTGCTGGTGTTCATGAACACCTAATAACTGAAATGCAGTGGATCAGAATTATAAATGTACACAAGTACTAGATTGTgcctatatactgtatgtaagcaCAGGACTTCAGTAATTGTACTTACTGCTACCATCCAAACTCTTTTCATTTATCACAATAGTAAAACATAACTGGCTTATTTTGCAATTCCCTAACTATTATGTTGCCGATGGGaccaagtttttcttttttttttctttagttacAGTAAAACGTTTTTTGTGGGGGAGTGTTTTCTTTCCCAAAACAAGGCTCTAAGAATAAATGCTCTTGTATACTGTGCAGATTGTaaagacacacatttgtgaTTGGTCATATTGCGTTTAGTTATTTAAACTTTGATTTCAATCTCCTGCTCTGCAGTTGTTAAAACTATTATAATGAACGATTATAAATGTGACAACTCGgagtggttgttgtttttgtataataacaaaaaaataacctcATTTACAAAGATGTTCTTGGCGTTCTGTACTCATCAACATCTTTTTCAGGATCCTCCTACATTTAACCAACTCCAATTATCTCAGTTCCCACTTCTGGGAAGCATTTGGAAACCCGGGCTGATGGGGATTTCCCTCTATCGCCCTCCATAAATGACATCACAGTTTGACCTTACTGTAAGCTATTTTTGAGCTTAGGTTTCAAATAATGCTGAAATATCTACAGCTTTGAAAGCAAATGGTGTGTAGCAAGTAATTCAACCGAATATGGTTTATAAGATGCAAGCCATTTTCAGGCGACTATAACATGTTGCAATACTGTACGATGTTTACACAATTCAGCCAAAAGATTTCGAAATGGCCCTGACTGGAGGGGAAACCATATACTGCCTTGAACGAGCTCATATGAGGTTTTAAGCTTCTCAGATATAACTGTCATCACTTATCTGTGAAGTCAGACATATTCCTTTacgtgtttcttttttaaataatcacaatGATTATGACGACGAGCAGAGCTGACGATGGAGAAGGTGAAAGTTAACAGATAAATCAAAATGCAGTAtatgaacacaacaaaacacactattCATGTATGagtgttaaaatgtgtgcaCACAATATACTTGTGCGGCAAAAATGTTGTGAGTCTAGTGATGTTCTGTACGTGTTTAGCAAGTGTTCTGTGAATTACTCACAAAgattaaaaagttgaatttCATAACATAAATTGACAGAAAGGATGAAGTAGTGTGAAAGTATGGGCTGCTCCCCTGCCCTCAGCTAATACCAACAACCACAGCAGTTACCAGTTCCCTTCCTCAGAACCAAGTGGTCCTTTTATCAGCATTAAGCAGAACTTCCGCCAGCCAAcatcctccttccctctctgtgtctcagcatcataaacagaacaaaatctgcttaaattaaaatgtttctaAACACAAGCTACATTGGCTTTgcatgaatataaaataaactgaCAAATGAAATATCAACAATAATGAAGCAATATGTTGCCATTGCAAAACATCTTTATCTAAACATCTTCGCGATAAGATACGGGCCCTATTCAGAAGAATGATGCTGCATATTCAGGTTCCTCATTTGCGTTGTTTTGGGTTAAATGTGTGACCATGATAATGAGCAGTTTAAGGAACATCAATGGAAAGGTTGTCTCTCAATCTAATGCCTGCCTATTTCCTGGAACATATTTACCTACAGCTCAGTAAAATTCTACAAATTATTCAACAAATTTGAATGTGCATCATTAATAGTCAGAGAGACATGCTGTAGGTtgtgttaaaaaatgtaaaagagcATCATTGCCTTATATTTTGACTTTTCAAAATGCatgttaatgaaaataaagataataataataacaatactctATCTGTACTctctattttttctttcttttcccagaAACAGACTCCAAAATATCCCCTTTTTGATACCacaacccaacacacacacacacacactcattttgtTTAGTTGTGAGGTGGTTTTTCCACTCAAAGCTGATACAGCTTTCAGGATGTTAGGACAAACCAAAAATGCCACATTCCTCCATctttaatgaacaaataaaatgctATGGAAATACATTACAAAAGAGGGTGGGGAAACAAAAACCAATAATAATTTCTGACTGGATCTTACACACTCTACTGGTAAATTCAATGGTCATTAAACTGAAGTGAGTCCAGCAAACGTGTCCGATCTATTTTTGATGTAGAGTTGTTCGAGGCACTGAGGTGCAGAACAAGAACCGTCTGACAGCGCGGAGAGGTTCAGGCAAGCTGGAAAGCAGAGATGTCAAAGACTAAttgaagcaaacaaacacaaacagggaaCGTGGGCGTTGACCTGGGAACTGTGTCCAGATTCAAAACCACTGTGGTCACAGTAATAACAGGGTGCTCTTTGGCATGCTGTGGCAGTGGTTGAGTCAGGGGCTGGGTGCTAGGAACTTGGGTTGGGAAGTCCCTTCTTTGATTCCTGGTAGACATTCACCTTTCTTGACTCTGTCAGCCACCTACTTTTCCATCTTAGAACAAtgacagagaaaacattttgatttatgTCTCCGTGGGATGCAATATTGGATTGGGTCAGACAAACCCTCCATGTTCTCACGTCTTTTGAATACACATAGCCTTGTTTAACTtggaaatgtacatttatttcacaattttttAATAGAGAAAAAGTCAGCGCATTCCTCAtattccttgttttttttttttaaatatacaaatgCACAAACTTGTTTCGTTTCATatatttgtgttgctgttgtcaaTCGTTCATTATGTGTGCGTGTCTTAACACGCATGCAATGTGCTGGAAATTTGTCATTGACAGCATTAATTATGGCCAGTTCAAGAAGAATAAACGTTACGCCGTTCCAGGGTGCTTATACGTTTGTCACCTCTGCAACTGTTTTATGTACACATGACTGCAGAGAAAATGGCTTTAGAACTTTACATGTTTTTTCATCAAAATAataggaataataaaaaaatggaatgtGCATTGCTTCATGAAACAATAAACGTGCAGCATGTCCACTCTCCACGAAAGGTGTTGCACAATACAGCAGTTCTACATAACACATAGCCTTTGtgagttcactgtgcacagtGTTTCAGATGAGAGCAATGAGGGGATTTTTTTGTGAAGGATTTTAATGGTCACTTGCTATGTAAGACACGCTCCCCTCCATTCTCcccctgctcctctctctcccttggTGGTTGCTCTGCCAGATAGAGGAACAATGTAGTCTTTCTTACCTGTCGGAGGGTGTACATTCCATCTTGACTAAACTAAGTCTCAATACAGCCTCCAACCCAACCCTCACGGAACAAGGCCCTCAATGCAAAGCCAGCTCTGACTCCAGGTGCTCCACATCACACTCCTCATACCTTTCGTTTGGGAGGATTTGAAAGGACACAGTTTTTGTACGGTTTGGCCAGGACATAAACAACCATCCGGCTAGTTTTCACTCAGTTTTAGTTCTTTAACCTGactgttttgttgtcatttcaaaaacgacgtgcttattttttttaagtaaaatggTATATACCTACTTTACTGTTGCTTGACAGCATGATTGCCATGACGAATGCCAAACTGTTGGTTTGTGGTTTGTCATGTGGGGAAAAGGGAAATTTGGAGGTTGGGGTGCAAGTGTGCTATTAAGGATACAAGAGCGCAAAAAACTGTGGTGTGGGTGCTTTACAGGAAGATTGCATTTGTCTTCACAGAGCCATCCCATTTGTGCCGGTGCCTGTATGAGTACATGAGTAGctgaacagagacagacagacagacagacagttgaATAACAGATAGAAGGAGCACAGATCCTGTATCCTATTATCTCATGTTATCTGCTAAACGCgagcaaaaacacaagttaaGGAAACAaatagtgtcttttttttagtcTTATCACCAGGATTGCACTTCATGTAGTgaatttgcttctttttttttctcatcaccTGT includes:
- the copz1 gene encoding coatomer subunit zeta-1, which encodes MDSPILEPSLYTVKAVLILDNDGDRLYAKYYDDTYPTVKEQKAFEKNIFNKTHRTDSEIALLEGLTVVYKSNIDLFFYVIGSSHENELMLMAVLNCLFDSLSQMLRKNVERRALLENMEGLFLAVDEIVDGGVILESDPQQVVHRVALRGDDVPLTEQTVTQVLQSAKEQIKWSLLR